A portion of the Eulemur rufifrons isolate Redbay chromosome 30, OSU_ERuf_1, whole genome shotgun sequence genome contains these proteins:
- the LAS1L gene encoding ribosomal biogenesis protein LAS1L isoform X6, producing the protein MLSELPALGDSGIRSTYILRWTVELIVANTKTGRNARQFSASQWEARRSWRLFSCSASLDWPRVVESCLGSPCWASPQLLQLIFKAMGQVLPDGEQEKLLRICSIYTQSGENSLVQEGSEASAIGKCPYTLDSLYWNLKPASSSLKSEAKAQQQQEEQGSILDVKEEEKEEKEVFQDQVEEEEEEEEEYDDQEEEEGYEEDDEDDDEDDDEDDEDEDDDDEDDDDDDDEEEDRMEVGAFSTGQESPTAEIARLLAQKREALQGSAWQVSSEDVQWDTFPLGRMPGQTEDPAELMLENYDTMYLLDQPVLEQRLEPPMCKTSTLGLTCDVGSGNCSNNSSSNFEGLLWSQGQLHGLKTGLQLF; encoded by the exons ATGCTCTCCGAGCTGCCAGCCTTGGGGGACAGCGGGATCCGATCCACCTACATCCTCAGATGGACTGTTGAACTGATCGTGGCCAACACCAAAACTG GACGGAATGCTCGCCAATTTTCTGCAAGCCAGTGGGAAGCAAGAAGGAGCTGGAGGCTGTTCAGCTGCTCCGCCTCCCTTGACTGGCCCCGAGTGGTGGAGTCCTGCTTGGGCTCACCTTGCTGGGCCAGCCCCCAACTCCTTCAGCT CATCTTCAAAGCCATGGGGCAGGTCCTGCCAGACGGGGAGCAGGAGAAGCTGCTGCGCATCTGTTCCATTTATACCCAGAGtggggaaaacagtttggtgCAGGAGGGCTCCGAGGCCTCTGCCATTGGGAAGTGTCCATATACGCTAGACAGCCTGTATTGGAACCTCAAACCAGCTAGCTCCAGCCTCAAGTCTGAAGCAAaggcccagcagcagcaggaggagcagggcagCATTCTTGATgtcaaggaagaggagaaggaagagaaagaggtcTTTCAAGACCAggtagaagaggaagaagaggaggaagaagaatatgatgaccaggaggaagaggaaggatatGAAGAGGACGAcgaagatgatgatgaagatgatgatgaggatgatgaggatgaggatgatgatgatgaagatgatgatgatgatgatgatgaagaggaaGACAGAATGGAGGTGGGGGCTTTCTCTACAGGGCAGGAGTCCCCCACTGCTGAGATTGCCAGGCTCCTGGCCCAGAAAAGAGAAGCTCTGCAGGGTTCTGCATGGCAGGTTAGCTCAG AAGATGTGCAATGGGACACATTCCCCCTAGGCCGAATGCCAGGTCAGACCGAAGACCCAGCAGAGCTCATGCTGGAGAATTATGACACTATGTATCTTTTGGACCAGCCTGTGCTAGAGCAGCGTCTGGAACCACCAATGTGCAAGACTAG CACCCTGGGCCTGACCTGTGATGTTGGCAGTGGCAACTGCAGCAACAACAGTAGCAGCAACTTTGAAGGCCTTCTCTGGAGCCAGGGGCAGCTGCATGGGCTCAAAACTGGCCTGCAGCTCTTCTGA